In Oscillospiraceae bacterium, one genomic interval encodes:
- a CDS encoding phosphohydrolase translates to MKKEDREFFKKCIDEIFDCEKISLMDNYQQHCSVSCLEHSVLVAYISFWFCKKFKIKVDFRSLIRGAMLHDFTLYNWRERPENAFAHLRMHPTNAYNNSIKYFEINEKEKDIILSHMWPLTFKMPKYKESFIVNFADNICAVFEVCGMYAKIFERRLKKISVFPYSAC, encoded by the coding sequence TTGAAAAAAGAAGACAGAGAATTTTTTAAAAAATGTATTGATGAAATTTTCGACTGCGAAAAAATCAGTCTTATGGATAACTATCAGCAGCACTGTTCGGTTTCTTGTCTTGAACATAGTGTTCTTGTTGCATATATAAGCTTTTGGTTTTGTAAAAAATTTAAAATAAAAGTTGATTTTCGTTCTTTGATAAGGGGAGCGATGCTACACGATTTTACGTTGTATAATTGGCGTGAGCGTCCCGAAAACGCTTTTGCACATTTAAGAATGCACCCTACAAATGCATACAATAATTCAATAAAATATTTTGAAATCAACGAAAAAGAAAAGGATATTATATTAAGTCATATGTGGCCATTAACCTTTAAAATGCCAAAATATAAAGAAAGCTTTATCGTAAATTTTGCAGACAATATTTGCGCTGTTTTTGAGGTTTGCGGAATGTATGCAAAAATTTTTGAAAGAAGATTAAAGAAAATAAGTGTATTTCCTTACTCTGCCTGCTGA
- a CDS encoding HAD family hydrolase, translating into MNTILFDLDGTLVPVALEDFIKDYFGRLADKMESLGFDKESFIKESWKSVGKMMENDSQKTNEEVFWQSFINKSKPDSKLYEIFDSFYKNEFNLTKGILKEKRDFRQMFDTLKEKGYSLVLATNPLFPMSGVESRLNWVNLTPEDFIYITTYDNSYCCKPNLKYYKRIFGKIGKKPEECLMVGNNVLEDMCVKKLGTQVYLITDFIENPLNESFDNIPNGNFAQFEKYICGLDFAV; encoded by the coding sequence ATGAATACAATTTTATTTGATTTGGACGGGACTCTTGTTCCCGTAGCTCTTGAAGATTTTATAAAGGATTATTTCGGAAGACTTGCAGATAAAATGGAAAGCTTAGGCTTTGATAAAGAAAGCTTCATAAAAGAAAGTTGGAAATCTGTAGGTAAAATGATGGAGAATGACAGCCAGAAGACCAACGAAGAGGTTTTCTGGCAAAGCTTTATAAATAAAAGTAAGCCTGACAGTAAGCTTTATGAAATTTTTGATAGCTTTTATAAAAATGAATTTAATCTTACAAAGGGAATTCTCAAAGAAAAAAGAGATTTTCGTCAGATGTTTGATACTCTGAAAGAAAAAGGGTACAGCTTAGTGCTTGCCACAAATCCTCTTTTTCCGATGTCAGGTGTTGAATCACGTCTTAATTGGGTCAATCTTACACCAGAGGATTTTATATATATAACAACATACGACAACTCATATTGCTGTAAGCCTAATCTTAAGTATTATAAAAGAATTTTTGGAAAAATAGGCAAAAAGCCCGAAGAATGTCTTATGGTTGGAAATAATGTTTTAGAGGATATGTGTGTAAAAAAATTGGGAACACAGGTGTACCTTATAACCGATTTTATTGAAAATCCTCTAAACGAAAGCTTTGATAATATTCCCAACGGAAATTTTGCTCAGTTTGAAAAATATATATGCGGTTTGGATTTTGCCGTATAA
- the rplS gene encoding 50S ribosomal protein L19, whose protein sequence is MQDIIRSFTSEQIKNDLSQIVIGNTVRVHVKIKEGNRERIQVFEGTIIARKGGGVSETFTVRRIASGVGVERTFPIHSPKIEKIETVRKGKVRRAKLYYLRDRVGKAAKVKELIQ, encoded by the coding sequence ATGCAAGATATTATCAGAAGCTTTACAAGCGAGCAGATTAAGAATGATCTTTCACAGATAGTTATTGGTAACACTGTCAGAGTTCATGTCAAAATCAAAGAGGGAAACAGAGAAAGAATTCAGGTATTTGAAGGAACAATTATTGCACGTAAGGGCGGCGGCGTTTCTGAAACATTTACAGTAAGACGTATTGCCAGCGGCGTAGGCGTTGAGAGAACCTTCCCGATTCATTCCCCGAAAATTGAGAAAATAGAAACTGTAAGAAAAGGTAAAGTTCGCAGAGCAAAGCTTTATTATCTGCGTGACAGAGTTGGTAAGGCTGCTAAGGTTAAAGAATTAATACAGTAA
- a CDS encoding SAM-dependent methyltransferase, with amino-acid sequence MIEKIKEILLEGLAFATMSEIKKTSDTLYKNVKIVPFENKNGDIFYQFSFFEQKKVKHENCSIEDTAEKISFLLEKDYNQLVLFTAENDYHITYYQKLKIKKSAPTKKVKDIKTHNKQKSYILQEGTPVDFLVRLGVMNSQGKVISSKYDKFRQINKYLELIESVITDEFGKEKLEIVDFGCGKAYLTFALYYYLVKVRNFTVSITGLDIKDDVIEFCTRTAEELGYENLKFKNGFISDYEGTKADIVISLHACDNATDDSIVKAIDCGAKVILAVPCCQHEINSKLPKEYMPLLTKHGIIKEKLSSLITDSLRAQLLECIGYKTTVCEFIDSEHTPKNILIKAVKSESTVNSRKKAYELYKNYIDSLDIDFYLEKKLAKILHK; translated from the coding sequence ATGATTGAAAAAATAAAGGAAATACTTCTTGAAGGTCTTGCTTTTGCAACAATGAGCGAGATAAAAAAGACAAGTGATACACTTTATAAAAATGTAAAAATAGTTCCTTTTGAAAATAAAAACGGCGATATTTTTTATCAGTTCAGCTTTTTTGAGCAAAAGAAGGTAAAGCACGAAAATTGCAGTATTGAAGATACGGCAGAAAAAATTTCATTTTTGCTTGAGAAGGACTATAATCAGCTTGTTCTTTTTACAGCGGAAAATGACTATCATATTACATATTATCAAAAGTTGAAAATCAAAAAATCAGCACCCACTAAAAAAGTAAAGGATATCAAAACTCATAACAAACAAAAAAGCTATATATTGCAAGAGGGTACACCAGTAGACTTTCTTGTGCGTTTGGGTGTAATGAATAGTCAAGGCAAGGTAATCAGCTCAAAATATGATAAATTCCGTCAGATAAATAAATATTTAGAGCTTATAGAAAGCGTTATAACCGACGAATTCGGTAAAGAAAAGCTTGAAATAGTGGACTTTGGCTGCGGTAAGGCATATCTTACCTTTGCACTCTATTATTATCTTGTAAAGGTAAGGAACTTTACGGTTTCAATTACAGGCCTCGATATAAAAGATGACGTAATTGAGTTTTGCACAAGGACAGCTGAGGAGTTAGGCTACGAAAATCTGAAGTTTAAAAACGGATTTATTTCCGATTATGAGGGAACTAAAGCCGATATAGTAATTTCACTGCACGCTTGCGATAATGCTACCGATGATTCAATAGTAAAAGCTATTGATTGCGGAGCCAAGGTTATTTTGGCGGTACCTTGCTGTCAGCACGAAATCAATTCAAAGCTTCCTAAAGAATATATGCCGCTTCTGACAAAGCACGGCATAATAAAAGAAAAGCTTTCAAGCCTTATAACCGACTCTTTGAGAGCACAGCTTCTTGAATGTATAGGCTATAAAACAACAGTATGTGAATTTATCGACAGTGAGCATACTCCTAAAAACATTCTTATAAAAGCAGTAAAGAGCGAAAGTACCGTAAATTCACGCAAAAAAGCATATGAACTATATAAAAATTATATTGATAGTCTCGATATAGACTTTTACCTTGAGAAAAAACTTGCAAAAATTCTGCATAAATGA
- the alr gene encoding alanine racemase, which produces MGKLKMTRLIIDTKKIEENIKIVKKYAKDSKIYWVLKGNAYGMGAVETARVLLKNSESSFAVSRIEEAVELRQNGIDSEILVMCSTSVEQEIQTLIDNHLTATVGSLGAMLALDGALRRDGVTLNAHIALDTGIGRYGFLPSDINDLTAAVLNLTNLKITGIFTHLSTAFGKKAYSQKQFDVFNQMVEFLKNSGIEIPCKHILNSNGLFRFDDMRLDAVRVGSVLTGRVLKGKGLSPVGTLECTIQEIKNLDSGCNVGYGNAFKLKKNATIAVVPVGTSDGIGLEKAKGLFRFIDKLRYVKSDLLLSKKSRISCKINDKKVYILARPFMTSLVLDVTDIPCKAGDKCYFNVNPMFINSSVERDYI; this is translated from the coding sequence ATGGGGAAGTTGAAAATGACAAGATTGATTATTGATACGAAAAAAATTGAGGAAAATATAAAAATAGTTAAAAAATATGCCAAGGACTCAAAAATATATTGGGTACTTAAGGGTAATGCCTATGGAATGGGCGCAGTGGAAACAGCAAGAGTGCTTCTCAAAAATTCAGAAAGTTCTTTTGCGGTATCAAGAATTGAGGAAGCAGTGGAGCTTCGTCAAAACGGAATAGACAGTGAAATACTTGTTATGTGCTCAACCTCTGTTGAACAAGAAATTCAGACTTTGATAGATAATCATTTGACAGCAACAGTAGGCTCTTTAGGCGCTATGCTTGCTTTAGACGGAGCTTTAAGACGGGACGGAGTAACATTAAACGCTCACATAGCTCTTGATACAGGTATAGGAAGATACGGCTTTTTACCTTCAGACATAAACGATTTGACTGCCGCAGTTTTAAACCTGACAAATTTGAAAATTACGGGAATTTTTACGCACTTGTCAACAGCCTTTGGAAAAAAAGCATATTCTCAGAAACAGTTTGATGTCTTTAATCAAATGGTTGAATTTTTGAAAAACAGCGGAATTGAAATACCCTGTAAGCATATTTTAAATTCAAACGGACTTTTCAGATTTGATGACATGCGTCTTGATGCGGTGAGAGTGGGCTCTGTACTTACAGGAAGAGTTTTAAAGGGAAAGGGTCTTTCACCTGTCGGAACTCTTGAATGTACGATACAGGAGATTAAAAACCTTGATAGCGGCTGTAATGTAGGCTACGGAAATGCCTTTAAGCTTAAGAAAAATGCTACAATTGCAGTTGTTCCTGTAGGCACCTCTGACGGAATAGGTCTTGAAAAGGCAAAGGGTTTATTCAGATTTATAGATAAATTAAGATATGTAAAGAGTGATTTATTACTCAGTAAAAAATCAAGAATATCCTGTAAAATAAATGATAAAAAAGTGTATATTCTTGCCCGCCCGTTTATGACAAGCTTAGTCTTAGATGTTACGGATATTCCCTGTAAAGCAGGGGATAAGTGCTATTTCAATGTAAATCCGATGTTTATTAACTCATCTGTTGAAAGGGATTATATATGA
- a CDS encoding insulinase family protein produces MSDFAVKEINDSLTLMSIKTDKFTNNRISVVFINPLEKERNGLYALLSLVLRRGTKNYPDISSLNLRCEELYGALISGSVQKRGDYQAVSICADFIKNSFAYDKENVEKQALELLFEVIFNPKIENEQFDTQIVEKEKESLCDRIRAAVNDKRTYAVTRCQELMCQGSPFGENELGSIEFIEKATPKQLYKAYKEFISNSKIIVFAQGMLDFSSIEKSITEKFKNKCNFDIVQTAVPISEQVRNFEDNMQVSQGKLTLAFNTDTLPTDKSYPALILLNCIYGGSAHSKLFENVREKLSLCYYCAARLEAQKGIMLVYSGVEFDKLSAAQEEILNQLKHITDGEITEEEISAAKKTLKNLYIAANDSLYTLESFYINGYLSGRIYSPEEISERIMAVCKEQITAVSEKISLNCTYVLKGGKEDE; encoded by the coding sequence ATGTCAGATTTTGCTGTAAAAGAAATTAACGACAGTCTTACTCTTATGAGTATTAAAACCGATAAATTTACAAATAATCGCATAAGCGTTGTATTTATAAATCCTCTTGAAAAAGAAAGAAACGGATTATATGCTCTTTTATCTCTCGTATTACGCAGAGGTACAAAAAACTATCCTGATATTTCAAGCCTTAATCTTCGCTGTGAGGAGCTTTACGGCGCTCTTATTTCGGGCTCTGTTCAAAAGCGAGGAGATTATCAGGCGGTAAGCATTTGTGCCGATTTCATTAAAAATTCTTTTGCTTATGATAAAGAAAACGTTGAAAAGCAAGCTTTGGAGCTTCTTTTTGAAGTTATTTTTAATCCTAAAATTGAAAATGAACAGTTTGATACTCAAATTGTTGAAAAAGAAAAAGAGAGCCTTTGCGACCGTATCCGTGCTGCTGTCAATGACAAAAGAACATATGCAGTAACACGTTGTCAGGAACTTATGTGTCAAGGCAGTCCCTTTGGAGAAAACGAGCTGGGAAGCATTGAGTTTATTGAAAAAGCAACACCCAAACAGCTTTATAAGGCTTATAAAGAATTTATATCAAATTCAAAAATAATAGTATTTGCACAGGGTATGCTTGACTTTTCCTCTATCGAAAAAAGTATTACCGAAAAATTCAAAAATAAATGTAATTTCGATATAGTTCAAACAGCTGTACCTATCTCAGAGCAAGTGAGAAATTTTGAAGATAATATGCAGGTATCTCAAGGAAAGCTTACTCTTGCCTTTAATACCGATACTTTACCTACTGACAAAAGCTATCCTGCTCTTATCTTATTAAATTGTATTTACGGCGGAAGCGCTCATTCTAAGCTTTTTGAAAATGTCCGTGAAAAGCTCAGCCTTTGCTATTACTGTGCTGCAAGACTTGAAGCTCAAAAAGGTATTATGCTTGTATACTCAGGCGTTGAATTTGACAAGCTAAGCGCCGCACAGGAAGAAATTTTAAATCAGCTAAAGCATATTACAGACGGAGAGATTACTGAGGAAGAAATATCCGCTGCCAAAAAGACTCTTAAAAATCTTTATATTGCCGCCAACGACAGCCTTTATACTCTTGAAAGCTTTTATATAAACGGATATCTTTCCGGCAGAATTTATTCACCTGAAGAAATCTCCGAACGTATTATGGCTGTTTGCAAAGAGCAAATCACAGCAGTTTCTGAAAAAATCTCTCTTAACTGCACCTATGTTTTGAAAGGGGGAAAAGAAGATGAATAA
- the lepB gene encoding signal peptidase I — MSDKNNFNYDEINKILNDIEKREADSEMDSLISKMSEKAVAEQAEEQPREAEDFLDFEDVQEDEAFEENTYNYQSDDFEFDEEDEQYDDYKAHSVTSKEKHSKGMSTEIFEWVESIAISVVCVVLLFTFVFRVVMVDGPSMENTLHNGERVILSNFLYTPKTNDVVVFIPDMAGNENRPFVKRIIATEGQTVVVDIDKKAVFINGEEIEEPYIKEAILRKGDQKYPLTVPEGHVFVMGDNRNDSMDSRDTRVGTVDVRSILGRVVYRVYPFNKIGFIN, encoded by the coding sequence ATGAGCGATAAAAACAATTTCAATTATGACGAAATAAATAAAATTTTAAATGATATAGAAAAAAGAGAGGCTGACTCTGAAATGGACTCTTTGATAAGTAAGATGTCAGAAAAAGCAGTAGCGGAGCAAGCTGAAGAGCAACCTCGGGAAGCAGAGGATTTTCTCGATTTTGAAGACGTGCAGGAAGATGAAGCTTTCGAAGAAAACACTTACAATTATCAAAGTGATGATTTTGAATTTGACGAAGAGGATGAGCAATACGATGATTATAAGGCTCATAGCGTGACATCGAAGGAGAAGCATTCCAAGGGTATGTCAACAGAAATTTTTGAATGGGTAGAGTCTATTGCAATTTCTGTTGTATGTGTTGTTTTGCTGTTTACGTTTGTTTTCAGAGTTGTAATGGTTGACGGTCCTTCTATGGAAAACACCTTGCATAACGGCGAAAGAGTAATTCTTTCAAATTTTCTGTATACACCTAAGACAAATGATGTAGTAGTATTTATTCCCGATATGGCGGGTAATGAAAACAGACCTTTTGTAAAAAGAATAATTGCTACTGAGGGTCAGACTGTAGTTGTAGATATAGATAAAAAAGCAGTGTTTATAAACGGAGAAGAAATCGAAGAGCCTTATATTAAAGAGGCTATTTTAAGAAAAGGCGACCAGAAATATCCTTTGACAGTGCCTGAAGGCCACGTGTTTGTTATGGGAGACAATAGAAATGACTCTATGGACAGCCGAGATACAAGAGTAGGAACTGTAGATGTGCGCTCTATTTTAGGCAGAGTTGTTTACCGTGTATATCCCTTCAATAAAATAGGATTTATCAATTAG
- a CDS encoding insulinase family protein translates to MNKYTDQSLNQSYFKFKHKSGLNIIIYPKEGFSKTYAVIATHYGSIDKTFIPKQSEQVTVPGGIAHYLEHKLFEGEKEGAFERYARTGANANAFTSFDTTAYLFSCTEQFEDSLEILLDFVYSPYFTPENVEKERGIIGQEIRMYDDNSDWQVFFSALEAAYQNHPIREDIAGTVDSIAKITPELLYLCYNNFYNPSEMVLCVVGNATPETVMNICDKVLKEKEPSEVKRIYPEEPALPYKKVIEKKLSVSKTIFNIGIKDNVKFTVAGELCDRAALTDILLELIIGKASPLYKDLYQKGLIGLDFSKEYMYSKSYGIAVFGGESDNPKAVYDSFFEYCSELIKNFPEKDFERCKKAVYGNRIQLLNEVEGLGNEAVSAFFTGTDVFELLNAYRRVTPEMALERLKSFFDEQYAVISIINPV, encoded by the coding sequence ATGAATAAATATACCGATCAAAGCTTAAATCAAAGCTATTTTAAATTTAAGCACAAAAGCGGACTTAATATTATTATCTACCCAAAGGAAGGCTTTTCAAAGACCTATGCCGTAATAGCAACCCATTACGGCTCTATTGACAAAACCTTTATTCCTAAGCAATCAGAACAAGTAACTGTTCCCGGAGGTATTGCCCACTATCTTGAACACAAGCTTTTCGAGGGCGAAAAGGAAGGCGCTTTTGAAAGATATGCAAGAACAGGTGCCAATGCGAACGCTTTCACTTCCTTTGATACAACTGCTTATCTTTTCTCCTGTACCGAACAGTTTGAGGACTCTCTTGAAATTTTACTTGATTTTGTATACTCCCCTTATTTCACTCCCGAAAACGTTGAAAAAGAAAGAGGCATAATCGGTCAGGAAATCCGTATGTATGACGACAACAGCGATTGGCAGGTCTTTTTCTCTGCTTTGGAAGCTGCATATCAAAACCACCCTATAAGAGAGGATATTGCAGGCACTGTTGACTCTATTGCTAAAATAACACCTGAGCTTTTATATCTTTGCTATAACAATTTCTATAATCCTTCCGAAATGGTGCTTTGTGTTGTGGGAAACGCAACCCCCGAAACCGTTATGAATATTTGCGACAAGGTTTTAAAGGAAAAAGAGCCCTCTGAAGTAAAAAGGATATATCCCGAAGAGCCTGCTTTGCCTTATAAGAAGGTAATTGAAAAAAAGCTGTCGGTATCAAAAACAATTTTCAATATCGGCATTAAAGACAATGTTAAATTTACTGTTGCAGGAGAGCTTTGTGACCGTGCGGCTCTAACCGATATACTTTTGGAGCTTATTATCGGTAAAGCTTCTCCCCTTTACAAAGATTTATATCAAAAAGGACTTATCGGTCTTGACTTTTCAAAAGAATATATGTATTCAAAAAGCTACGGAATTGCTGTTTTCGGCGGTGAAAGCGATAACCCCAAGGCTGTATATGACAGCTTTTTCGAATATTGCTCTGAGCTTATCAAGAACTTTCCCGAAAAGGATTTTGAGCGTTGTAAAAAAGCTGTTTACGGAAACAGAATTCAGCTTCTCAACGAGGTAGAGGGCTTAGGAAACGAAGCAGTTTCTGCTTTCTTTACAGGTACTGATGTTTTTGAGCTTCTCAACGCATACCGCCGAGTTACTCCCGAAATGGCATTAGAACGTTTAAAGAGCTTTTTTGATGAGCAATATGCTGTTATTTCCATTATAAATCCGGTATAA
- the ylqF gene encoding ribosome biogenesis GTPase YlqF encodes MIDNINWYPGHMAKTRRLIEENLKLVDIVAEIVDARIPKSSRNPDFDNLLKSKKRIVVLNKSDIADLQTTKKWQKYYTSQGICAICADSKQKKGVSDFLAKIKEVLCEEEERKNSRGMTGKPIRIMILGVPNVGKSTFINALAGAKVAKAQDKPGVTRGKQWVSIQGADLLDMPGILWPKIDDSQTGINLALTGAVRDQILDIEELACQLLSVLNTNYKEKLQERYKIATDITDGYELLKLVAKKRGFLISGGELDTERAAIIVIDEYRAGKLGAISLESPEDI; translated from the coding sequence ATGATAGATAATATTAACTGGTATCCGGGTCATATGGCAAAAACAAGACGGCTTATAGAAGAAAATCTTAAGCTTGTTGATATTGTTGCCGAAATAGTAGATGCCCGTATTCCCAAAAGCTCAAGAAATCCCGATTTTGACAATCTTCTTAAATCTAAAAAAAGAATAGTAGTTTTAAATAAATCCGATATTGCGGATTTACAAACCACAAAGAAGTGGCAGAAATATTATACCTCTCAGGGTATATGCGCAATATGTGCTGACAGTAAGCAAAAAAAAGGAGTATCTGATTTTCTTGCTAAAATCAAAGAGGTTCTTTGCGAGGAAGAGGAGAGAAAAAACAGCCGCGGAATGACGGGAAAGCCTATCAGAATAATGATTTTAGGCGTACCCAATGTTGGAAAATCCACATTTATAAATGCCCTTGCAGGAGCTAAAGTGGCAAAAGCACAGGATAAGCCGGGTGTTACCAGAGGAAAGCAGTGGGTGAGTATTCAGGGGGCAGACCTTCTTGATATGCCCGGAATACTATGGCCCAAAATTGACGACTCGCAAACAGGTATAAATCTTGCTTTAACAGGTGCTGTAAGAGACCAGATTCTTGATATTGAAGAGTTGGCGTGTCAGCTTTTAAGCGTTTTAAATACTAATTATAAAGAAAAATTGCAAGAGCGATATAAAATAGCTACCGATATTACAGACGGATACGAGCTTCTAAAGCTTGTAGCTAAAAAGAGAGGCTTTTTAATTTCGGGCGGAGAGCTTGATACAGAGAGAGCCGCAATTATAGTTATAGATGAATATAGGGCAGGTAAATTGGGCGCTATATCTTTGGAAAGCCCTGAGGATATTTAG